The Flavobacterium commune genome contains a region encoding:
- the coaE gene encoding dephospho-CoA kinase (Dephospho-CoA kinase (CoaE) performs the final step in coenzyme A biosynthesis.), with the protein MPKIIGLTGGIGSGKTTIVNYIASLGIPVYIADEAGKKVMQTQEVLESIKAEFGKVIFDKNQLNRAKLAAIVFENQDKLKALNAIVHPAVRQDFNDWLAKNQKASIVVYESAILFESGSYVNFDYILTITAPLESRIERVLKRESISRDQVLKRINSQWTDEQRISKSDFVVENIDIDLTKHKIDEILKILLIKQ; encoded by the coding sequence ATGCCCAAAATTATTGGTTTAACAGGAGGAATTGGAAGTGGAAAAACTACTATTGTTAATTATATTGCATCATTAGGTATTCCTGTTTATATAGCTGATGAAGCCGGTAAAAAAGTAATGCAGACTCAGGAAGTTCTTGAGTCAATTAAAGCTGAATTTGGCAAAGTTATTTTTGATAAAAATCAGTTAAACAGAGCGAAATTAGCAGCTATTGTATTTGAAAATCAAGATAAGTTAAAAGCTTTAAATGCTATTGTTCATCCCGCTGTCAGGCAGGATTTTAATGATTGGCTAGCTAAAAATCAAAAAGCTTCGATTGTTGTTTATGAATCGGCAATTTTATTTGAAAGTGGCAGTTATGTTAATTTTGATTACATATTAACAATAACGGCACCTTTAGAATCAAGAATCGAACGTGTTTTAAAAAGAGAATCAATCAGTCGCGATCAGGTATTAAAAAGGATTAATTCGCAATGGACAGACGAACAACGTATTTCAAAAAGTGATTTTGTTGTAGAGAATATTGATATTGATTTGACTAAGCATAAAATCGATGAAATTCTTAAAATTTTGTTGATTAAGCAATAG